ttcacagccacagatagtTCATCTacatattgacattatttacacgttACTTTTGTCTCTTTCagacactatgttatttagtcactacagtaattgtgttcacatccacaggaaccacatgggtgagcctactctatacagtatttacaaccttactagtgttcacttcacagccacagatggttcatctagttattgacattatttacacattattttgTCTTTCAGTCATTATGTTAttaagtcactacagtaattacaacttgtgttcacatccacaggaacaacATGGGTGAGGaacattgtttatgtttttatgaCCTATCGGTGATTAGGGTGTTGTGTTTCCCCCCTTCCagttttcttagttttttttctgGCCAGTTTCCCCGTACCGCACGCCAGCGCCGGGGCTGACTTCCAGGCGGCGATCTGGAAGGGGTAATTCCAAGCCCCGATGCCGACGCACACCCCCAGAGGTTCCCTGCGCGTGTACGCAAACGATCCACCTGGCAACTGCACATGCTGACCtgcacaggtaaaaaaaaaaaactgatattCTTCCAATGTGATGTGAAGGTGTCACACACGTGCACCCACCAGCCAGACCGCAGGCCAGTCCAGCATAGTACTCCACACACAGTCTGCCAGAGTCCACGTCCAGACGGGCCTCTGTGATGGACTTCCCGTTGTTGACCACTTCCATACGGGCGATCTCCTCTCTCCTGTTCTGTGCGTGGAAAACCAGTCAACAAACCACACACATATTGTGATGATAACTTAGTCATTTCCATGATAGCATACTTGTgagactgttagcatgccaacatattTTTTGCTAGTGTCTCTTATTTTAGGATGCTCACGTTTTATGCTACATTTTTTGCTACTTTCTACATCTACaccaacaaatactgcattttggtATGTCTTCTTACCCAGTCATACGCTAGCttcttaacgttagcatgctagtatgctaactaGGGATGTTAACAATTAATCGATTTTCGATTAATTGCCGTTAAGAAATTACCCGATTAAAATTAACGATTTCAATTAATTGACAATTCCGTTCTGTCACGGTCGGTGCGGTGGTTTTCTGTGTGAAGGTAATGCTGAGTTTATACCTCGCTAGTCCACACGAGGGAGTTGTTGCTTATTGTACTTTTTCCAAGCAGCAACACCATCACGTGACCAGCCCTACATGTCCGCTGTACACATGAGAGTCCACATGCgagagaagaaaaacaaacatgaagcgacgcaagagaagtgctgtgtgggaacatttcaccctAAAAGAGGACGATGCAACGTGCAAAATATGTAAGGCTGTTTTGAagtacaacaattcaaccagTTCGTTAAATTACCACCTAAAAAGTTTACATGCCGCTGTGCTTGGAGGAGAGAGTGGAGGCGGAGCACGGCCAGGCCAGCCCTCCGTCGCCGAAGCGTTTTCCAAAAGAAAAGCGGTGTGTGATGACGCACGGGCAGAGGGCATCACCCAGAGGATTTGCAACATGGTTGAAAAGGATATGCTGCCTATAAGCATTGTGGATGGCAAGGGGTTTCGTGAGTTGATGAACTATTGTGAGCCAGACTACCAAATCCCTTCTCGAGAAACAATAACAACCCGCATAGAGGCTCGCTACAAAAGAAAGAAAGCCGAGCTGAAAGCACGACTGGCCAACACGCATGTAGCAATAACCACTGACTGTTGGACGTCAAATACAACAGAGAGCTATATCACCGTCACTTGCCACTACATGGAGGACTGGCTGATGAGGTCGGCAGTCCTAGCCACAGAGAGTATGCCGATGAGCCATACGGCTGATAATTTAGCAGAACGGCTGAATGAAATTGTGCATGCATGGGGGCTGACCGGGCGAGTGATAGCCTGTGTTCACGACAACGCGAGTAACATCGTCTTAGCAAACAGCCAACCTCGAGTCGACTGGGCCTCTGTTCCATGCTACACCCATACCCTACAACTGGCCATCAACGATGGTTTCGCTGGGACCCTGCACCAAGTCATCGCAGCTGCAGGAAGATTGGTCAAACACTTTAAGCACAGCACTAAAGCCACCAAAGCGCTGGAAACCAAGCAAGGCCAAATGGGCTTGGAACGCCACCAGCTCATTCAATCCTGCAAAACGAGGTGGAATTCAGTCTGTGACATGTTTGCGAGACTGGTGGAGCAGCGGTGGGCGGTGTGCGCCGTACTATCAGACCGCACGTTCACCAAGCTGTCTGATGCTCGGACACTTGAGATCAGAGACGACCACTGGAAAATCATGGAGGAAATGGGCCCTGTTCTAGTCGCTCTGAAGACAGCAACTACCGTGATGTCTACAGAGACTGAGGTAGAGTAttactttaccccccccccccttgcacGATTTTGTCATTTGAATTTGAATGCTACTTTATGCATATCACTGTTCTCTGTGTAATATATTTCCAATGTCATAtattatgagtaaaaaaaaagggggaaagaaAACGTAAGCTTTcttttagttgaccttgtaccTATTTACCTAACCTGTGAATCTGTACTGTTATGAAACTTTTCTATACAAAGGAACTAAACTcaactaatatatatttttttcttcaggtGTCCATATCCAACACGTATCCCATCAGCTTCGGTTTAATCGACGTGCACCTCAAGAAGAGAGTCGAGGGAGACTCAGGCAAAGTGGCAGAATTCAAATCTAAAGTGGCTGCTTCACTGAGCAGACGGATGAAGGTAACAGCTAatgtctattattaatattattattgcagCATCTAATAAATAACCTATACAAAACATACATAGCATTGTACAAAATATGCATTGCCCATGTAAGGTTAGGTGGCACTGCTTgcttattatattaataattgaagttatattatttatttgtttttatttgacacagattGCATCTGATGACTTCCTAACATCAACCCCAATGATAGCAACGATGGTGGACCCTCGGCACAAGCACCTGTCATTTCTCAGCCCAGCCAGGAGGATTTCAGCAAATGCCAAACTGCTTGAACTGGCTCAAGCAGAAGATGTGAGCTCCACATCCACAACAGCAGATGGAGCAAGCTCTGCCTCTGCCAGTACCactggagaggaggaggagggggctcAGCCAGACGTGCCTGTCCAGGAAGCTGCACCACAGAGACACACATCTGCTATGGTTCAACTCCTGGGTGCCTACTACACCAACCAGGTCACTAATGATGTGGAGAGAGAGCTGGACAGTTTTCTGAAGGATGCTGTGCCAAACCTTGATTCTGATCCCAATCATCCCACAGATTGGTGGGGAAAAAATGAAGCAAGGTATCCGAGgttggcaaaagtggcaaaacgATACATGTGTATCCCTGCTACATCAGTGCCTTCTGAACGCGTGTTCTCAGCATGTGGCCTTACTGTAACCAAGCTGCGCTCACGGCTCACAcctgagcatgtagacatgctcatatacttgaataaaaatgaataagCAATTGTACCCATGGGCCATGTTACATGTATGAGGCAGAGAGCCTTCTCTAAAATGTGACTTTTCCCTTTGTTAAAATTTCAATTGTCCACCTGCCTGATGATCTAAATATTAAGTTGATTGTTGTAGCCAGGGTTGGCTAAACTTGGCTTGCTTAATATTTTACTATCACGATCACCATTGTCTTTCAGGAATGTTTACTTGAAGTTGTTGTCAGCCTGTTTCAAGCTGACTGATTATTACATTAATGTTTACACTAATAGTTTGTGAGAGACAAACTAAGATGGGCATAGtgcatgcactttattttattttatgcagtgACATGTTTTTCATTCAGTTCTTCTGTCAGCCTCACTTGAGCCCAAATGTTAAGTTGAATCAATGACTGTTCTTCTGCAGCAGGCTTAGGTTTACTTATTTTGCTGTTACTTACAATTTCAGGGATGTCTGCCttatattttttcaagttgactgtcatataggcacttttcccagttcaagagggattCAATTAATGTTGCAGCTTGCAGGCTGCTAGCCTTCTAATAGTTTGTGAGACAGACTAAGATGTGCATTGTGCATGTTGTGCACTTGATGTTACTTTAtttttcttgtctttacagtagtgagtgagtgacatgttttttcacttcagttcttgtcagcctcacctgagtccaaaggtgaagttctgcagcagactgcaacagccaacaggcttacttatttgctgcctgctgttacaattttcagggatgtcttccttgtattttttcaagttgacagataggcattaggcacctttcccagttcaagagggattatataaaataaagctagctattatggctgctgccactaccaagtcttgcatgtgtgacaagactaaagtgcactttatattatattcctcatgttacaaagatgacttacttttgtatcaaataaacatttgattagggaatacaatgtcctttgtattttataccagcaaaattttgattttgattttgtaccttattgaggggaaatctcagatggggggaaaacgccgctttatcaactaatcgatgatcgatcgataaggttatcaactatcaattaatgaaataatcgataatttgcatccctaatgctaacattagcatggcaacATTTCCGCCATAAAACCTTAGAGTCATAACTTGgaatgtgaaacatgctaactgttagcctgtttacgttagcatgttagcatgccaacattaaagTGCAAGCTTTATGAGCtgattttgcaaccatttaccctAGCATCATATTACTCGGTATATGACActtgtcaactgttagcatgctaatgttagcatactaacattaacacGCTAACTTTTTAACTcactttatgtttttttttctctaattccactGCCATAAAACCTTAGATTCATGTAACTTGgaatgtgaaacatgctaactgttagcctgtttacgttagcatgccaacattaaagtgcaagctttttgagctaattttgcaaccatttaccctagtgtcatattacttggtatgtgacacttgttaactattagcatgctagcatactaacatcaacatgctaacttttttagctcactttgttttttttctctaattacaCAGTCGTTTACCTTactgtcatataacttggtatgtgacacatgctaacagatagaatgctaaagttagctttctagcatgctaaatttagcatgctaactgtttgagCTAGTTTTGAAcctgtttaccccagagtcatacaacttggtaccacacttgttaacttttagcatgcaaacgatagcgtgctaactttatcatctaattttacacttttttctctatttccgcagccatacacggtacagccgtgttacttgaaatgtgagacatgctaactgttagcatgccatcgtttgcacacatgctaagtgttagcattttaatgtgcgcACGGtaacgttttaggctagctccgtagctcattttgtacagttacacctaaaactcacggattcggaCACTTGGCACCATCTTCAAAGCACGGTGGCTTCCGatgacccccggccagaggtccagggcacagatagcaggcccatctttccgcgggaattttctagttttcTAATATTTctaataagtgttttggcccatttacaatgacaataacaaaaaatattgtttttcatgagctgtggactagtattgtatgtctgggtgtgggtcctgctttggaaaaatTATAttcctttcagatatcgcatttagttcccagtaaaacattcacatgttgcacaatgagatgtaagcatgggatcatgtgtacattactgcaactttgtttgtaaaatatatatatttattagtatttctttaacataataacaacatttcatgatgaatatttataaattaagattcttaataaatgacactagaataagcacacatttgagtggtaaatcatagtgtgacCACCTGGAATGACACATTATGTGTGGTGGTGGACTTGTCCCACTTTTtgcgtggctgtaaacgcatcagtgACTAAGTCCCGTCTGTGCACTTAGCCAGTTGTGGTTTGTACGGCGGAAAAGGACCAGTTTTGCTTTTTCACCAATGTTTTGGTCATGTGTTTATAAAGAgttctgctcagtaaagtgatcgatggaattcatgtcctccttAAAGCGTCAGGACAGACGTTGCGATAATTGAAGAGTGACGCTCACCTCGATGATACGTGCCGCCTCTATCATGACCTTTGCCCTCTCCATCCCAGACATCTTACTCCAGGGGCCAAAGGCCGTCTTGGCCGCCTCCACGGCCCGGTCCACGTCTGAGGGCCCACAAGACTCCAGCATGCACAGGACGCGCCctgcaaaaatatggtaatgatccTTATTTGTTCCCAGTCTTTCCCCGATGAatgcatttatttgtggtggcccgccacagtTAAATTGAACCTGATGGCCCTTAAGCACATTATAATACCACTGTCTGTGAACGCAGCTTGTTTTTGTCCGAACTCTGCGTCTTAACTCATTTTTTACACatctgttgggaaatgaccacatttcaatgttaaatcaacgtcgctactgtattttaatgttggtcattacggtggtacttaatgagtacttaggtctactacactactgtatttaatgttgtcattatggtggtacttaatgaatacttaggtctactacactactgtatttaatgttgtcattatggtggtacttaatgaatacttaggtctactacactactgtattttaatgtttgtcattatggtggtacttaatgaatacttaggtctactacactactgtattttaatgttggtcattatggtggtacttaatgaatacttaggtctactacactactgtatttaatgttgtcattatggtggtacttaatgaatacttaggtctactacactact
This Entelurus aequoreus isolate RoL-2023_Sb linkage group LG05, RoL_Eaeq_v1.1, whole genome shotgun sequence DNA region includes the following protein-coding sequences:
- the LOC133650180 gene encoding E3 SUMO-protein ligase ZBED1-like isoform X1, with the translated sequence MKRRKRSAVWEHFTLKEDDATCKICKAVLKYNNSTSSLNYHLKSLHAAVLGGESGGGARPGQPSVAEAFSKRKAVCDDARAEGITQRICNMVEKDMLPISIVDGKGFRELMNYCEPDYQIPSRETITTRIEARYKRKKAELKARLANTHVAITTDCWTSNTTESYITVTCHYMEDWLMRSAVLATESMPMSHTADNLAERLNEIVHAWGLTGRVIACVHDNASNIVLANSQPRVDWASVPCYTHTLQLAINDGFAGTLHQVIAAAGRLVKHFKHSTKATKALETKQGQMGLERHQLIQSCKTRWNSVCDMFARLVEQRWAVCAVLSDRTFTKLSDARTLEIRDDHWKIMEEMGPVLVALKTATTVMSTETEVSISNTYPISFGLIDVHLKKRVEGDSGKVAEFKSKVAASLSRRMKIASDDFLTSTPMIATMVDPRHKHLSFLSPARRISANAKLLELAQAEDVSSTSTTADGASSASASTTGEEEEGAQPDVPVQEAAPQRHTSAMVQLLGAYYTNQVTNDVERELDSFLKDAVPNLDSDPNHPTDWWGKNEARYPRLAKVAKRYMCIPATSVPSERVFSACGLTVTKLRSRLTPEHVDMLIYLNKNE
- the LOC133650180 gene encoding E3 SUMO-protein ligase ZBED1-like isoform X2, with protein sequence MKRRKRSAVWEHFTLKEDDATCKICKAVLKYNNSTSSLNYHLKSLHAAVLGGESGGGARPGQPSVAEAFSKRKAVCDDARAEGITQRICNMVEKDMLPISIVDGKGFRELMNYCEPDYQIPSRETITTRIEARYKRKKAELKARLANTHVAITTDCWTSNTTESYITVTCHYMEDWLMRSAVLATESMPMSHTADNLAERLNEIVHAWGLTGRVIACVHDNASNIVLANSQPRVDWASVPCYTHTLQLAINDGFAGTLHQVIAAAGRLVKHFKHSTKATKALETKQGQMGLERHQLIQSCKTRWNSVCDMFARLVEQRWAVCAVLSDRTFTKLSDARTLEIRDDHWKIMEEMGPVLVALKTATTVMSTETEVSISNTYPISFGLIDVHLKKRVEGDSGKVAEFKSKVAASLSRRMKIASDDFLTSTPMIATMVDPRHKHLSFLSPARRISANAKLLELAQAEDVSSTSTTADGASSASASTTGEEEEGAQPDVPVQEAAPQRHTSAMVQLLGAYYTNQIGGEKMKQGIRGWQKWQNDTCVSLLHQCLLNACSQHVALL
- the LOC133650180 gene encoding E3 SUMO-protein ligase ZBED1-like isoform X3, producing the protein MVEKDMLPISIVDGKGFRELMNYCEPDYQIPSRETITTRIEARYKRKKAELKARLANTHVAITTDCWTSNTTESYITVTCHYMEDWLMRSAVLATESMPMSHTADNLAERLNEIVHAWGLTGRVIACVHDNASNIVLANSQPRVDWASVPCYTHTLQLAINDGFAGTLHQVIAAAGRLVKHFKHSTKATKALETKQGQMGLERHQLIQSCKTRWNSVCDMFARLVEQRWAVCAVLSDRTFTKLSDARTLEIRDDHWKIMEEMGPVLVALKTATTVMSTETEVSISNTYPISFGLIDVHLKKRVEGDSGKVAEFKSKVAASLSRRMKIASDDFLTSTPMIATMVDPRHKHLSFLSPARRISANAKLLELAQAEDVSSTSTTADGASSASASTTGEEEEGAQPDVPVQEAAPQRHTSAMVQLLGAYYTNQVTNDVERELDSFLKDAVPNLDSDPNHPTDWWGKNEARYPRLAKVAKRYMCIPATSVPSERVFSACGLTVTKLRSRLTPEHVDMLIYLNKNE